The nucleotide sequence CAAATCGGCGATCGCCACGCCGATCCGCGCATTCTGCGCCGCGACCTGGAACTCCGCTTCCCGGATGTCCGGCCGGCGTCGCAAAAGTTCCGCCGGGACGCCGACGGCCAGGATGCCCGGCGCAGCGGGGATCGGCCCGTTGCCGAGCCGCGTCAGCATCTGGAGCGACGGACTTTCGCCCAACAACACGCTCAACCGGTGCATCGCCAGGTGGAGTTGCTGCTCCAACGGCGGAATCACGGCCGCGGTGCTGTGTAGGTTTTCTTCGGCCTGGGCCACGTCGAGTTCGCTGATCAGCCCGGCGCGAAAGCGCTCCCGCACGAATTCCGCCGTGGTTTGTTGCCGGACCAGATTCGCGCGGGCGATGTTCAAGCGCTGCTGCACGACGCGGAAATTGATGTAGCTGGTGCCGACGTCGCCGAGCAATGTTACTAGCACGTCGCGCCGCGCCGCTTCGTTGGCGGCGAGATCGTTTTCGGCGGCCTCGATTGTGCGGCGGAGTTTTCCCCAGAGGTCAATTTCCCAACCCGCATCGAAGCCGGCCGTGAACAAGTCGTAACTTCTGCGCAACGTCGGCGGAATGATGAACTGATTCGCGTTCAGGCTCGTGCGGCGATTGCTGTATCCGCTCGTGCCAAACACTTCGGGGAACATCTCGCCCCGCGCGACGGTCACGAGCGCCCGCGATTCCACGACGCGAAAGTAGGCCTCGCGCAACGTCAGATTCTGACAGGCCGCCTGGTCGATCAACCCGTTGAGCATCGGGTCGTTGAACTCGGTCCACCAGTAGGTGAGTTCCGGTTCGACGGGCGGCTGGGCCGGCTGCCCGTCGTGATAGAACGGCTCCAGCCAAGGCGACGTCGGGCGGACGAAATCCGGGCCTAATTTACAGCCCGACAAGCCGACGACGGCCCCCAGGCACACCGCGAGTGCGGCCGCCAGCCGACATCCATGCCAGCCCGGTCCCGGTCCCATCCGTAAGTCCTTGCGCTCCTTGCCTTCCGCCCGCTTGCCTTCCTTGCTTCGTCGTCCCGCGGCGATGGAATGCACGCCTGCGGGCGAATCCGCCAGAACCGGCACAGGCGACAAGTCCGTCACGTGACGGGCTCTGTCTGTATTCGATAACACCGGCGCGACCAGCCAAAGTGAGCTACGTTTTCCTTAGCTCGGACGAAATTCCCTCAAGAACGCCGAGCTCTCATCTACAACTCTTGTCGAGACTGCACATGACGCCGACCGCGCTCCTTGCGCTCTGTCTGATGTCAGCGACCGCCGAAGCGCCGGCGGCGCGGCAACCTTCGTCCGTGGCGGCGACCGACGTCGTGCCGTCGCTGCCGGGCATCGCCAATGCACGCCGGCGTGTGACGTTGTCGGCGCCGACGGAAGGAGTGCTGTTTGAATTGAATTGCGAGGAAGGACAGTCGGTCGCGCAAGGGGCCGTGCTGGCGGTGATCGACAATCGCATCGCGGCCGCCGCGGCGAAGCTCGCGAAAGCGGAAGCGGAGCAAACCGCCGGCGTGCTGCGCGGCGAAAGCGATCTCCGCGCCGCGGAGAGTTTGCTCGGCCGCATGACGCAGGCCAGCGAACACCGCGCCGCTTCCGAATTGGAAATCGAGCGCGCCCGCTCCGGCGTCGAACAGGCCGAAGCCGCTGTGCGTCAGGCGCACGAGCAACAGGCTGCTGCCCAAGCGGCGTACGTGTTAGAGCAGGCCAAGCTGGAAGCCATGAACATTCGCGCGCCGTTCGCGGGGCGCGTCGTTCGAACACGGAGCGTCGTCGGAGAAACGCTGACGCTTACGAAGCCAGTCGTGGAACTGGTCGATACTTCGCAACTGCGCGTCGAACTTTATCTCCCGACCCGTTGCTATGCCCGGCTGGAACCGGGCGTTGAGTATCGCCTGTTGGCCGGTACGCCGGTCAATGACGCGGTGACCGCGCGTCTGGTGATGAAAGATGTGGATATCGACCCGGGTACGGAAACCTTTCGATGCGTGTTTGAGATCGACAATCGGGAACTCGGGCTCCCCAGCGGGTTCAGCGCCCGTTTGCTCGATCCCACGGCTGAAGCGTCGCAGACGAGTGCGTCGGGCGATCAGCCATAGGCTCCTCTCTGCGTTACAACTTTGTTTGTCGTGTGGCGGGTCGGACGGCCGGTCTGTTGGGGACCGGCCAAGTGCGGCGCTATTCGCCGTTCGCGTAACTGTGACATAAGGGGCATCCTGTGACGAATCAACTTTTGGAAAACAAGCAGCAGGACGCCCCGGGCGAACCGCCCGTGAACGCCAAGAAGCGCGCACCGGCCTTTACCATTACGGCGCTCGAGCCGCGCATCCTGCGCTCGGCGACGGCGATCGAAACGGCCGATATGGAACAGCCGATCGAAGGCGAAGCCATCGACTTTGGCAGCCTCGGCCACGAAGTCCAGCACGGCACGTCGGCCAATGAGACGATGCACGGCACCGACGCCAATGACTGGCTCGACGGCGACGGTGGCAATGACGTCCTCGATGGCAACGGCGGCGACGACCTGCTGTATGGCGGAACCGGCAACGATCAACTCTTCGGCGATGGCGGCGACGACTTCCTGGACGGCGGCAGCGGCGCCGATCAATTGCATGGCGGCACGGGACATGATGCGGCCAGTTATCAGAACTCGACCGCGGGCGTGAGCGTCAATCTATCTACCGGACTGGGAAGCGGCGGGCACGCGGCGGGGGATCATCTCGACGGCATCGAGGACGTACACGGGTCGAATCATCGCGACACGCTCGTTGGCGACGGTCATGACAACGAACTCTATGGCTACGCAGGGAACGATCGGATCACCGGCGGCGGCGGCGACGATCTCATCTCCGGCGGCGCCGGCAACGACACGGCGAACTACTCTGGCAAGGCCAGCGACTACGAGATCGAGCACCACGGGAACGGCAAGTTCACGGTGCATGACGTGCGTGGCATCGACGGCACCGACTCGGTCGATTCGGTCGAGACGTTCCATTTCGCCGACGGCAACGTCGCGGCAGATAGGTTTGTCAACCATGCGCCGACCGATCTGAGTTTAGTCGGCTCGAAGGTCGGGGAGAACGCTGCCGACGGCACGCTCGTCGGAGATGTGTCGGTGAAGGATGCCGACGCGAACGACTCGCATACGTACGCGTTGCTGAACGACGCTGGCGGCAGGTTCTCGATCGACGCCGAGACAGGCGAGATCCATGTCGCCGACGGCGACGCTTTGAACTACGAAGCGGCGAAGTCGCACGTTATCGACATTCAAGTCACCGACGCCGATGGCGCCAGCTATCACGAGAAGTTCACGATCGGCGTGACCGATGTTAACGAAGCGCCGTACGACCTGGCGCTCAAGGGCAATACCGTCAATGAGAACGCCGCGGCCGGCACGACGGTCGGTACCGTCTCGACCAAGGACCCTGACGCTGGCGACAAGTTTACCTACTCGTTGACGGACGACGCGAGCGGCCGCTTCACGATCGATGCGAAGACCGGCAATATCAAAGTAGCGCAAGGCGCCGACCTTGATTTCGAAACGGACGCCGATCACAGCGTTAAGGTGCAGGTGAAGGACTCCGCGGGCAATACCTACGCCGAGTCGTTCGACATCCAGCTCAAGAACGTCAACGAGAAGCCGACCGATTTGACGCTCGATGGGGGCGTGGTTCAGGAAAACGCCACGGGCGGCACCGTGGTCGGCAAGGTTACGGGGACCGACCCGGATGTGGGCGATAAGCTCACTTATGCGCTCACCAGTAGTGCGGGCGGCAAGTTCGCCATCGACGCCAAGACGGGCGAGATCAGCGTGGCGAAGGGCGCCAAGCTGGATTTCGAGGCGGGCGAATCGCAATCCGTCACGGTGCGCGTGAAGGACGCTGGCGGCAAGTACTACGACGAGTCGTTCAAGATCGCTGTCGAAAACGTCAATGAAGCGCCGACCGACTTGACGCTTAAGGGGAACGCGGTCAACGAAAACTCCGCGCCCGGAACTGTTGTTGGCCAAGTTACGGTGAAAGACATCGATCGCG is from Planctomycetia bacterium and encodes:
- a CDS encoding efflux transporter outer membrane subunit, producing MTDLSPVPVLADSPAGVHSIAAGRRSKEGKRAEGKERKDLRMGPGPGWHGCRLAAALAVCLGAVVGLSGCKLGPDFVRPTSPWLEPFYHDGQPAQPPVEPELTYWWTEFNDPMLNGLIDQAACQNLTLREAYFRVVESRALVTVARGEMFPEVFGTSGYSNRRTSLNANQFIIPPTLRRSYDLFTAGFDAGWEIDLWGKLRRTIEAAENDLAANEAARRDVLVTLLGDVGTSYINFRVVQQRLNIARANLVRQQTTAEFVRERFRAGLISELDVAQAEENLHSTAAVIPPLEQQLHLAMHRLSVLLGESPSLQMLTRLGNGPIPAAPGILAVGVPAELLRRRPDIREAEFQVAAQNARIGVAIADLYPQLTLRGTITADSRRVDTWFMTDSLAYSFGPQFRWDILNFGRLRGGIRVQRARYEQTVARYRQSVLLAVEEVENALISHRTAGDRRRELYMAAQSAGLSASLSESQYQQGLVIFQVVLDSQRRVLELQEQIALSEGDMSISTVQAFKAAGGGWDARFSCCDPVMARLPATSTVPRVNPVESMPSTAPTETMPSGNLGAAPTLRR
- a CDS encoding efflux RND transporter periplasmic adaptor subunit, with protein sequence MTPTALLALCLMSATAEAPAARQPSSVAATDVVPSLPGIANARRRVTLSAPTEGVLFELNCEEGQSVAQGAVLAVIDNRIAAAAAKLAKAEAEQTAGVLRGESDLRAAESLLGRMTQASEHRAASELEIERARSGVEQAEAAVRQAHEQQAAAQAAYVLEQAKLEAMNIRAPFAGRVVRTRSVVGETLTLTKPVVELVDTSQLRVELYLPTRCYARLEPGVEYRLLAGTPVNDAVTARLVMKDVDIDPGTETFRCVFEIDNRELGLPSGFSARLLDPTAEASQTSASGDQP